Proteins encoded together in one Penicillium digitatum chromosome 1, complete sequence window:
- a CDS encoding Tetratricopeptide-like helical, with the protein MAQTNGELEHSKEAPQASQEIANGNAPEGTEEDNTGGLFQISVKLPHAPHKIQVMVSSQEQVQDVRQSIVELPGTFQYTCFHLEFNGNRINDFVELSEVPDLEANSEIVLVEDPYTEKEARMHVVRIRELIGASGDRVDNLHGISAGLSLHDAITADAIKANESEKEHSLSKYDLNGVSPLQTILPTAQAPLPKTVKSISLSAWNPVPYNLRQKGHLLYLVVATNEGEQFQITAHVSGFFVNKCSSVRFDPFPKPTHPKKGSAHSLLTLISQLSPSFNESFEALQEYNNEKDLLTTFPFQNAIPNSPWLIAPSTSSLNAHQSDITRSQENYLISGVDNAETLRDWNEEFQTTRELPRETVQDRVFRERLTSKLFADYNEAAARGAVLVARGEVAPLNPTEARDAQIFVYNNIFYSFGADGVGTFTSEGGDEAARVAVGKDVLGIKAVNQLDIEGLFTPGTVVVDYLGKRIVGQSIVPGIFKQREPGEHQIDYGGVEGKEVVATHADFVPVFEKLSKALRVKQHPVWDKENQRHDLEGSVETKGLLGTDGRKYVLDLYRVAPLDVEWQEEDGSDIYPHRMSVLRLELVESYWRHKMSQYVKAEVETRKAASAEAAKEGKTEEENAEQDRVDISGFNFALNPDVFSGQVPQTDEEKEQWTKDEQEVRDACDHLRSKVIPDLLKDLHDGDVGFPMDGQSLTQLLHKRGINLRYLGKLAHQSAEKGPRLQALSILLVQEMVTRAFKHIANHYLNNVPAPFVAPCLSHLLNCLLGSDVNATPKAEIDESLRAIFPEGDFSFENVTPESLRAELEKQVTIRFRFSLEKDWTNSLRHLQLLRDISIKLGLQLGARDFAFTKAQVKEQIVVPVTNGPTHEEPKKKGKKKGGDNKSPTRAAPAPAKPAVTFTADDILNVVPLVRDASPRSALAEEALEAGRISLMQNQKQLGQELILESLSLHEQIYGILHPEVAKLYHQLSMLYYQTDEKEAAVELARKAVIVTERTMGVDSADTILSYLNLSLFEHASGNTKTALVYIKHAMDIWKIIYGPNHPDSITTMNNAAVMLQHLKQYNDSRKWFEASLSVCEDLFGKDSINTATILFQLAQALALDQDSKAAVGKMREAYNIFLAQLGPEDRNTKEAENWLEQLTQNAVSIAKHAKDIQARRLRRNPLNPRVSSMGTRVQPQVGQSAPEITAPADPSGLDSRSIDELLKFIEGSDTSSSRSKQKKRAATSNPKLRGSKQSNKA; encoded by the exons ATGGCACAGACCAATGGGGAGTTGGAGCACTCGAAAG AGGCTCCCCAAGCTTCTCAAGAGATTGCCAATGGCAACGCTCCCGAGGGCACAGAGGAGGACAACACGGGTG GTCTTTTCCAAATTTCCGTGAAGCTCCCTCATGCGCCGCATAAGATTCAAGTGATG GTCTCCAGCCAAGAACAGGTCCAGGATGTCCGCCAATCCATTGTCGAATTACCAGGAACCTTCCAATACACTTGCTTCCACCTTGAGTTCAACGGCAACCGCATCAACGACTTTGTTGAGCTGTCTGAGGTCCCGGACCTCGAGGCCAACTCCGAGATCGTTCTGGTCGAGGATCCCTACACTGAAAAGGAGGCTCGCATGCATGTTGTTCGCATCAGGGAGCTAATTGGTGCTTCTGGTGACCGTGTTGACAACCTCCATGGTATCTCCGCTGGCTTGTCCTTGCACGATGCTATTACGGCAGACGCTATCAAGGCTAACGAGTCGGAGAAAGAACACTCGCTCTCCAAATATGACTTGAATGGGGTTTCACCACTGCAGACTATCCTGCCCACCGCACAGGCTCCTCTGCCCAAGACAGTGAAGTCCATTTCATTGTCTGCATGGAACCCTGTCCCGTATAACCTCCGCCAGAAGGGTCACTTGCTTTACCTTGTGGTTGCTACCAACGAAGGTGAACAGTTCCAGATCACTGCCCATGTGTCTGGGTTCTTCGTGAACAAGTGCTCGAGCGTCAGATTCGACCCATTCCCGAAGCCAACACACCCGAAGAAGGGCAGCGCTCACTCCTTGCTTACTCTCATCTCCCAGCTCTCGCCCTCGTTCAATGAATCCTTCGAGGCTCTACAGGAGTATAACAATGAGAAGGATCTTTTGACTACTTTCCCCTTCCAGAATGCCATTCCCAACAGCCCGTGGCTCATCGCCCCCAGCACTTCGAGCTTGAATGCCCACCAGTCCGACATCACCCGTTCGCAGGAGAACTACCTGATCTCTGGCGTTGATAACGCCGAGACTCTGCGTGACTGGAACGAGGAGTTCCAGACTACCCGCGAGCTGCCCCGCGAGACCGTTCAGGATCGTGTGTTCCGGGAACGGTTGACCTCCAAGCTCTTCGCTGATTATAACGAGGCCGCAGCTCGCGGTGCAGTCCTAGTTGCCCGGGGTGAGGTTGCTCCTCTGAACCCCACTGAGGCGCGGGACGCCCAGATCTTTGTCTACAACAACATCTTCTACTCCTTCGGTGCCGATGGTGTTGGGACTTTCACCTCCGAGGGTGGTGACGAAGCCGCACGTGTGGCCGTGGGCAAGGACGTTCTCGGTATCAAGGCTGTTAACCAGCTTGATATCGAGGGTCTGTTCACTCCGGGGACTGTGGTGGTCGACTACCTTGGTAAGCGTATTGTTGGCCAAAGCATTGTTCCTGGTATCTTCAAGCAGCGCGAGCCCGGTGAGCACCAGATTGACTATGGTGGTGTTGAGGGCAAGGAGGTTGTGGCCACCCACGCTGACTTTGTTCCGGTCTTCGAGAAGCTCTCGAAGGCGCTGCGTGTCAAGCAGCACCCTGTCTGGGACAAGGAGAACCAGCGCCACGACCTCGAAGGTAGCGTCGAGACCAAAGGACTTTTGGGTACTGACGGCAGGAAGTACGTCCTGGATCTCTACCGTGTGGCTCCACTGGATGTTGAGTGGCAGGAAGAGGATGGCAGCGATATTTACCCCCACCGCATGTCCGTTCTCAGACTTGAGTTGGTCGAGTCCTACTGGCGCCACAAGATGAGCCAGTACGTGAAGGCCGAGGTGGAGACCCGTAAGGCTGCTAGCGCCGAGGCTGCTAAGGAAGGGAAGACCGAGGAGGAGAACGCGGAACAGGACCGTGTTGACATCTCTGGATTCAATTTTGCTCTCAACCCTGATGTTTTCAGTGGCCAAGTGCCCCAGACTGACGAGGAAAAGGAGCAGTGGACAAAGGATGAGCAGGAAGTCCGGGATGCCTGTGATCACCTGCGATCCAAGGTCATCCCTGACCTGCTCAAGGACCTTCACGACGGTGACGTCGGTTTCCCTATGGATGGTCAATCCCTGACCCAGCTGTTGCACAAGCGTGGTATTAACCTCCGTTACCTCGGAAAATTGGCTCATCAGTCCGCCGAGAAGGGACCTCGCCTGCAGGCCCTGTCCATTCTCCTGGTTCAGGAAATGGTTACGCGTGCCTTCAAGCACATTGCCAACCACTATTTGAACAACGTCCCTGCCCCCTTCGTCGCCCCGTGCCTTTCTCACTTGCTGAACTGTCTCCTCGGCTCAGATGTCAACGCTACTCCTAAGGCTGAGATTGACGAATCTCTCCGCGCCATCTTCCCCGAAGGCGATTTCTCCTTTGAGAATGTCACTCCCGAGTCCCTCCGGGCCGAGCTTGAGAAGCAGGTCACCATCCGCTTCCGCTTCTCTCTTGAAAAGGACTGGACCAACTCTCTGAGGCACTTGCAGCTTCTGCGTGACATCTCCATCAAGTTGGGTCTCCAGCTCGGTGCTCGCGACTTCGCCTTCACTAAGGCCCAGGTCAAGGAGCAGATTGTTGTTCCTGTCACTAACGGACCTACTCACGAGGAGCCtaagaagaagggcaagaagaagggcggCGACAACAAGTCACCTACTCGCGCCGCTCCGGCACCGGCTAAGCCCGCCGTCACTTTTACTGCTGATGACATCCTGAATGTTGTTCCTTTGGTCCGTGATGCCTCTCCCCGCAGCGCATTGGCAGAGGAGGCCCTGGAGGCCGGTCGTATCTCTCTCATGCAGAACCAGAAGCAGTTGGGCCAGGAGCTCATCCTTGAGTCTTTGTCTCTACACGAGCAGATCTACGGTATTCTACACCCTGAGGTCGCCAAGCTCTACCACCAGCTTTCCATGCTGTACTACCAGACTGATGAGAAGGAGGCTGCCGTGGAATTGGCCCGCAAGGCCGTCATCGTCACCGAGCGCACCATGGGTGTCGATTCGGCCGATACTATTCTGAGCTACCTCAACCTGAGTCTGTTTGAGCATGCCTCTGGCAACACCAAGACCGCTTTGGTTTACATCAAGCACGCCATGGATATCTGGAAGATCATCTACGGTCCCAATCATCCCGACTCTATTACCACGATGAACAACGCCGCCGTGATGCTGCAACACCTCAAGCAGTATAACGACTCCCGCAAGTGGTTCGAGGCCTCTCTCTCCGTCTGCGAGGACTTGTTTGGCAAGGACTCTATCAACACTGCCACTATTCTCTTCCAGCTCGCCCAGGCTCTCGCTTTGGACCAGGACTCTAAGGCTGCCGTCGGCAAGATGCGTGAGGCATACAACATCTTCCTCGCTCAGCTCGGACCCGAGGACCGCAACACCAAGGAGGCCGAGAACTGGCTCGAGCAGCTCACCCAGAACGCTGTCTCTATCGCGAAGCACGCTAAGGACATCCAGGCTCGTCGCCTGCGCCGCAATCCTCTGAACCCTCGCGTCTCTTCCATGGGCACCCGTGTCCAGCCTCAGGTTGGCCAATCTGCACCCGAAATCACTGCCCCTGCAGATCCCTCAGGTCTTGACTCTCGCAGCATCGACGAGCTTCTGAAGTTCATCGAAGGTAGCGACACCAGCTCTTCGCGCTCTAAGCAGAAGAAGCGTGCCGCCACCAGTAACCCCAAGCTTCGTGGCTCTAAGCAGTCTAACAAGGCATAA
- a CDS encoding Eukaryotic translation initiation factor 3 subunit CLU1/TIF31: MEDAQATAKWANRVLRPLTSICRRIAKHKETLSMITTESKPQETAGCSDVPTLESDNKPASRQNHSGSDADPDENDPAWIPGKKPERRRPRHKYSSKTEESRGKKRNRLSVYSPEAPRTLPGAIEVATPLITGRRWEMPSSAQLERPAGHVNPNIQTSQPQVFRDRYSLHKSPWHELLNQSGDPGFADIAHNLDRVFQNFLCNTMISIKEAKPLSGNCRRGARSLLSMVARSLPKFIASEQDAQDALDEDGNEDMCDVYFTELEAFYAPYGAGWKPLREAVRAQGIYLVSTLIQNHWITESIACALIEKCRSFAPEESDSLLSTVLSMRKKHLYPQALRPVVDHDPSDPIRLLRKYAHHGVASRSFVFDELAKLLLRGVLPPEWMGTKLWTSWMTRATISLSREDEDCPAATRLIEAVILSASGVRPVSDAQSSLSKHPPKEKTARARATRVASTTTWEISNLARPCPLQVEDALSNHVISLMAALCGMHISRSRASDDSDCLDGTKASYVTSYLQIALQRELSSNYVAQRVHNTPHQFLRRGCILLATSLVKCNDKILLNDNHYVMTSSASVDECAEIIATHSDMVRELALFVHQAFRCLKKRTPDATEQTSVEIRDMISQLARVADAPALSALLGRVAAEAAMEFAEATGDPDDHMWAVDVQEVAVAKQHQAETAQMSLEEPEQSSQSTGLFRWEDSIGEWVASTPVTKGKPILVQKAERPMRMLSSPVPSIASSTDTDSSSPESDRFQDYVSILTSSPPQMATKQTFEDTDVSSIRPRKRQRPTPVVAVDRGGCNPEKRFSTAPKFNSTVEPVTRRGILRERSTNLTRRMTPAAQQARKIEVVIINHKESSSRQPIVRPSLERAAKQVHRTVERRRSTRRIVEPPAPRQTLIQNYQDDDSDDELSFF, translated from the coding sequence ATGGAGGATGCCCAAGCCACCGCTAAATGGGCAAACCGTGTCCTGCGCCCCTTGACCTCCATCTGCCGTCGAATCGCAAAGCACAAAGAGACACTGTCGATGATCACGACCGAATCCAAACCACAAGAAACTGCAGGGTGCAGTGATGTGCCTACTTTAGAAAGCGACAACAAACCAGCAAGTCGGCAAAACCACTCGGGCTCGGATGCGGACCCGGATGAAAACGACCCAGCTTGGATTCCAGGGAAAAAGCCCGAGCGACGTCGACCCAGACACAAGTATTCGTCTAAAACAGAGGAGTCTCGAGGTAAAAAGCGCAATAGACTATCGGTATACAGCCCGGAAGCCCCACGCACCCTGCCTGGCGCTATTGAGGTCGCGACACCACTCATCACTGGGAGGAGATGGGAGATGCCCTCGAGTGCACAGTTAGAACGTCCGGCAGGCCATGTCAACCCCAACATTCAAACATCACAGCCGCAAGTCTTCCGCGATCGATATTCCCTCCACAAGAGCCCTTGGCACGAACTTCTCAACCAGTCTGGTGATCCGGGCTTCGCCGACATAGCACACAATCTTGATCGCGTCTTccaaaatttcctttgcaaCACTATGATATCCATAAAAGAAGCTAAGCCCTTATCTGGAAACTGCAGGCGTGGTGCACGATCGTTGCTGTCCATGGTGGCGCGGAGCCTACCTAAATTTATAGCAAGCGAGCAAGACGCACAGGACGCGTTAGACGAGGATGGGAATGAGGATATGTGCGATGTATATTTTACAGAATTGGAAGCATTTTATGCTCCTTACGGGGCAGGTTGGAAACCACTCCGCGAGGCTGTCCGCGCACAGGGGATCTACTTGGTTTCCACTCTGATACAGAATCATTGGATAACGGAATCAATTGCCTGCGCGCTGATCGAAAAGTGTCGTTCCTTTGCGCCCGAAGAAAGTGACTCATTGCTCTCTACAGTGCTTTCAATGCGCAAAAAACACCTATACCCCCAGGCTTTAAGGCCAGTGGTTGACCATGATCCTTCGGATCCGATCCGATTGTTACGTAAATATGCTCATCATGGCGTTGCCAGCCGCTCTTTTGTCTTCGACGAACTTGCAAAGCTTCTCTTGCGGGGAGTGCTACCCCCAGAATGGATGGGAACTAAGTTGTGGACTAGCTGGATGACACGAGCAACGATATCCCTTTCGAGGGAGGATGAAGACTGCCCTGCAGCTACGCGATTGATCGAGGCTGTGATTCTCTCAGCTAGTGGCGTCCGCCCTGTCTCTGATGCTCAGAGTTCTTTATCAAAACATCCCCCGAAGGAAAAGACTGCTCGTGCTCGTGCGACCAGGGTTGCGTCCACCACAACATGGGAAATCTCTAATCTTGCGCGGCCTTGTCCCCTGCAGGTGGAAGATGCATTGAGCAATCACGTCATAAGCCTCATGGCAGCGCTCTGTGGCATGCACATTTCACGGTCTCGTGCTTCTGATGACAGTGACTGTTTGGATGGAACGAAAGCGAGCTATGTCACAAGCTATCTCCAAATAGCTCTACAGCGAGAACTGAGCTCAAATTATGTTGCGCAGCGGGTTCACAACACCCCTCATCAATTTTTACGGCGTGGCTGCATCTTGCTGGCCACTAGCCTTGTAAAGTGCAACGACAAAATTTTATTGAACGATAACCACTATGTGATGACTTCATCAGCCAGTGTTGATGAATGCGCGGAGATTATAGCAACTCATTCAGACATGGTTAGAGAGTTGGCATTGTTTGTGCACCAAGCGTTTCGTTGTCTCAAAAAAAGAACGCCAGACGCAACCGAACAGACTAGTGTCGAAATACGTGACATGATTTCGCAACTCGCTCGCGTAGCCGATGCACCGGCTTTGTCTGCCTTGCTTGGGCGGGTCGCCGCGGAAGCTGCCATGGAATTTGCAGAAGCTACAGGGGATCCCGATGACCACATGTGGGCTGTGGACGTTCAAGAAGTGGCCGTGGCAAAACAGCACCAGGCAGAGACTGCCCAAATGTCTTTGGAAGAACCCGAGCAATCTAGTCAGAGTACCGGCCTATTTCGTTGGGAAGATAGCATAGGCGAGTGGGTGGCGTCTACCCCGGTGACCAAGGGAAAGCCTATCCTTGTGCAAAAGGCCGAAAGACCCATGCGCATGCTATCAAGCCCAGTGCCCAGCATCGCTTCTTCTACCGACACAGACAGCAGCTCACCTGAGTCTGATCGCTTTCAAGACTATGTCTCAATTCTGACTTCATCTCCCCCGCAGATGGCGACCAAGCAAACTTTCGAGGACACAGACGTTTCATCAATACGGCCCAGAAAACGCCAACGACCCACCCCCGTGGTTGCTGTCGACAGAGGTGGATGCAATCCCGAAAAACGGTTTTCTACCGCGCCTAAATTTAATTCTACTGTGGAGCCAGTCACTCGTCGAGGCATCCTGCGAGAGCGCAGCACCAATCTAACCAGACGGATGACCCCCGCAGCACAACAGGCGCGGAAGATTGAAGTTGTGATCATCAATCACAAAGAAAGCAGCTCACGTCAGCCTATTGTTCGGCCGAGTTTGGAGCGTGCTGCGAAGCAAGTCCATCGTACAGTAGAGAGGCGAAGGTCTACGCGTCGTATTGTTGAGCCACCGGCACCTCGACAAACGCTCATTCAAAATTATCAGGATGATGACAGTGACGACGAGCTCAGCTTCTTCTGA